From the genome of Vibrio navarrensis, one region includes:
- a CDS encoding AraC family transcriptional regulator — MSKQHISRINDVLYYIHQDISRELSARELAEIAAYSEQHFHRVFKQVVGESIHQYIRRTRMEYAANQLMFDTRSSVLDIANKCGFTSLSSFSRAFRATFHMAPGEWRGHDPHVSDKPYLKDPEVAAGYHRVAKRSLPEPKIVEVPQRLAAYVRHVGYNRSIKKSWLILKAWASAEGRPFVAQFGLHHSNPAWVELDKCRYVACIGIDKPLKYRGIVNQMVIPGGLHAVFRLHGVYGELLPQISQVLEKWLPDSGFKLRSTPAYVHYHRNHFVDENEAFELDFYLPISFF; from the coding sequence ATGAGTAAACAGCACATTTCGCGCATCAATGATGTGCTTTACTACATTCATCAAGACATTAGCCGTGAGCTGTCTGCTCGCGAGTTGGCTGAAATCGCTGCGTATTCGGAGCAACATTTTCATCGTGTGTTTAAACAGGTGGTGGGGGAGTCGATTCACCAATATATTCGCCGCACTCGCATGGAATATGCCGCTAATCAATTGATGTTTGATACGCGCTCATCGGTGCTGGATATCGCCAATAAGTGCGGGTTTACGTCGCTTTCCTCTTTCAGCCGCGCATTTAGAGCCACTTTTCACATGGCTCCGGGGGAGTGGAGAGGTCATGACCCGCATGTGTCGGACAAACCCTATCTCAAAGATCCAGAAGTAGCGGCGGGCTACCATCGGGTAGCGAAACGCAGTTTGCCTGAGCCGAAAATTGTAGAGGTGCCGCAAAGATTGGCTGCGTATGTGCGCCATGTCGGCTATAACCGTTCAATCAAGAAGTCGTGGCTAATTTTAAAAGCGTGGGCGAGCGCGGAAGGGCGCCCTTTTGTGGCGCAATTTGGCTTGCATCACTCCAATCCAGCTTGGGTCGAACTGGATAAATGTCGCTATGTTGCCTGTATCGGCATCGACAAACCGCTGAAATATCGAGGTATCGTCAACCAAATGGTCATTCCTGGCGGGCTGCATGCGGTCTTTCGTTTGCACGGTGTGTATGGGGAGTTGCTACCGCAAATCAGTCAAGTATTGGAAAAATGGCTGCCAGACTCGGGCTTTAAACTGCGTTCAACTC
- a CDS encoding aminotransferase-like domain-containing protein, giving the protein MEIARSLQQIQSSYIREILAAASDPSVISLAGGLPDEQTFPIELMKPTLEQLSEMPEVFQYGATAGYAPLLRFLKTYMALPETHMAMACTGSQQGLDLIARAYINPGDSVVMEAPSYLGAMQVFGLVSANIVTVSQNEHGPNLDELAACFKQHAPKMFYAVPDFHNPTGVCWSLETRQQVAKLCIEHKVAFIEDAPYRELRFQGEALPLVSDFCPQDSIVLRSFSKIASPGLRIGIVTGKTSYLEPLIKVKQGADLHSSVPMQALLLGLLQHEQFPEHMQKIRTLYHARYQVLAQALQEQLPANCQLKPVDGGMFVWVTLPPCDTFALAKALLSNGVAVVPSPVFYPAGQAAPAALRLNFTNATPEQLKEAVTRLAEGLKLALV; this is encoded by the coding sequence ATGGAAATCGCTCGCTCATTACAACAGATTCAATCTTCCTATATTCGCGAAATCCTCGCCGCTGCCAGCGACCCTAGTGTGATCTCTCTTGCTGGCGGTTTGCCAGACGAGCAGACTTTTCCAATTGAGCTAATGAAGCCGACCTTGGAACAATTGTCTGAGATGCCTGAAGTGTTCCAGTATGGCGCAACGGCGGGTTATGCACCTTTGCTGCGCTTTCTCAAAACATACATGGCGCTGCCAGAGACACACATGGCGATGGCGTGCACAGGCTCGCAGCAAGGGTTGGATCTGATCGCGCGTGCTTACATCAATCCGGGTGACAGCGTGGTGATGGAGGCGCCAAGCTACCTCGGCGCGATGCAAGTCTTTGGCTTAGTGAGCGCGAACATCGTCACCGTGTCGCAAAACGAACACGGGCCAAACCTCGATGAGTTGGCAGCCTGTTTCAAACAACACGCGCCGAAGATGTTTTACGCAGTACCAGATTTCCACAACCCAACGGGGGTCTGCTGGTCGCTCGAGACACGTCAGCAAGTGGCTAAGCTGTGCATTGAGCATAAAGTCGCCTTTATTGAGGATGCGCCGTATCGCGAGCTACGCTTCCAAGGGGAAGCTCTGCCGCTGGTATCGGACTTCTGCCCGCAAGATTCTATCGTGCTGCGTTCTTTCTCCAAGATTGCCTCTCCGGGTCTGCGTATCGGTATTGTCACTGGCAAAACCAGCTATTTAGAACCACTTATCAAAGTCAAACAAGGCGCGGATCTGCACTCCAGCGTACCAATGCAAGCTCTGCTGCTTGGCTTATTGCAGCATGAGCAGTTCCCTGAACATATGCAAAAAATCCGCACCCTGTACCACGCTCGCTATCAAGTGCTCGCGCAAGCGCTACAAGAGCAGCTCCCAGCAAACTGCCAACTTAAGCCCGTCGATGGCGGTATGTTTGTCTGGGTCACTTTGCCACCATGCGATACCTTCGCATTGGCTAAGGCGCTGCTTAGCAATGGTGTGGCCGTAGTGCCTAGCCCTGTTTTCTACCCGGCCGGACAAGCTGCACCTGCCGCGCTGCGTCTCAACTTTACTAACGCGACCCCAGAGCAGTTGAAAGAAGCCGTGACCCGATTGGCCGAAGGGCTTAAACTGGCCTTGGTTTAA
- a CDS encoding lipoate--protein ligase family protein: protein MAAKNKLIRYLSIEADELFQREAALIKQVQTGELEQALLLWQVKQPTLVLPAGNKWPQSEQLHRELAQLGWQLTARKTGGAPVPQVPGIINLSHLYHWPHDQAYDIRSAYLKLCDILRHFFRHYGLEVDVHATPGSYCDGDYNLNIGGQKVVGTAQRVLLKKEGGQVILAQACILIDADMARIVQPVQLCNRLSQRDVEIKADVHTPLFSHLQKRPSIESLMQTLADCFLRYA, encoded by the coding sequence GTGGCAGCTAAAAACAAACTCATCCGCTATCTCAGCATCGAGGCTGACGAGCTTTTCCAACGCGAGGCGGCGTTGATCAAACAAGTGCAAACGGGTGAACTAGAGCAAGCGCTGCTGCTGTGGCAGGTCAAACAGCCAACGCTTGTCTTGCCAGCGGGGAACAAGTGGCCACAAAGCGAGCAGTTACACCGAGAGCTGGCCCAACTGGGCTGGCAACTGACGGCCAGAAAAACCGGTGGCGCACCAGTGCCACAAGTGCCCGGCATCATTAACCTTTCGCACCTCTATCATTGGCCGCACGATCAAGCCTATGACATCCGCAGTGCGTACTTAAAACTGTGTGACATCTTACGCCACTTCTTTCGCCACTATGGCTTAGAGGTCGATGTCCACGCCACGCCGGGTTCCTACTGCGATGGCGATTACAACCTCAACATAGGCGGACAAAAAGTGGTTGGCACCGCACAGCGAGTGCTGCTGAAAAAAGAGGGCGGGCAAGTGATACTGGCGCAAGCGTGCATTTTGATTGATGCCGATATGGCGCGAATTGTACAGCCAGTACAACTGTGTAATCGGCTCAGCCAGCGTGACGTAGAGATAAAAGCCGACGTTCACACGCCACTCTTTTCTCATCTGCAAAAAAGGCCCTCTATCGAGAGCCTGATGCAAACCTTAGCGGACTGTTTTCTGCGTTACGCTTAA